A genomic region of Elaeis guineensis isolate ETL-2024a chromosome 9, EG11, whole genome shotgun sequence contains the following coding sequences:
- the LOC140851759 gene encoding NAC domain-containing protein 58-like, whose protein sequence is MANRNLEWFFFTWTTRKHPDAKQSKRACRAAGQGRWKSTQAVKPVLNEEGQVIGSRQNFSYMERTPSGKEEKSIWLMEEYSIQNLRRGGDAAMSMDQNRLDDWVICKIHLTPCARKQLSVPAMESKNLEMPEIENQPLMLPCQDCLISQLPSDTLPQLHDALDREVESCPCMLPDSSLQHPTPDDIIESPTMDEFLQQTAYAPDPLPQLTDALDQEVESCSGVSHDSLLQSPTLDEIYEFLESVPVDEFLQQIAHAPDESPDIDQHDKNSLPPP, encoded by the exons ATGGCAAATAGAAACTTGGAGTGGTTCTTCTTCACCTGGACCACTCGGAAGCATCCAGATGCAAAACAGAGCAAGAGGGCATGTCGAGCTGCAGGCCAAGGTCGGTGGAAATCTACCCAAGCTGTGAAGCCAGTGCTCAATGAGGAGGGCCAGGTCATTGGCTCCAGGCAAAACTTCAGCTACATGGAACGGACCCCCTCGGGCAAGGAGGAGAAAAGCATCTGGCTGATGGAAGAGTACTCCATCCAGAATCTTAGAAGAGGTGGTGATGCAGCTATGTCGATGGACCAAAACAGG CTGGATGATTGGGTCATTTGCAAGATTCACCTGACGCCATGCGCTCGCAAACAATTGTCTGTGCCTGCAATGGAAAGCAAAAATTTGGAGATGCCAGAAATAGAGAATCAACCTTTAATGCTCCCATGCCAGGATTGCCTGATTTCTCAGCTACCTAGCGATACCCTCCCTCAGCTCCATGATGCATTGGACCGAGAGGTGGAGTCTTGTCCTTGCATGTTGCCTGATAGCTCGCTGCAGCATCCGACTCCTGATGACATAATTGAATCACCAACCATGGACGAGTTCCTCCAACAAACTGCTTATGCACCTGACCCCCTCCCGCAGCTCACTGATGCATTAGACCAAGAGGTGGAGTCTTGTTCAGGTGTGTCGCATGACAGCTTGCTGCAGTCTCCGACTTTGGATGAGATATATGAGTTTCTTGAATCAGTACCCGTTGATGAGTTCCTCCAACAAATTGCTCATGCACCTGATGAAAGCCCTGACATTGATCAGCATGACAAAAACAGCCTTCCTCCTCCTTAG